One part of the Rickettsia akari str. Hartford genome encodes these proteins:
- a CDS encoding AsmA-like C-terminal region-containing protein, whose amino-acid sequence MNFIKKIFISILIILMSLSLAITLTVYSANKGLLNEPLKKIIEFYLGKNDIKAVLHNLEFKENRLSIDKISLSLIDNARGEINDFNLFFNFKNFFSNSLIEANFNIDQISIISNNDEEIINTSTTGDYSLNIIKQDSLTDIRLTSIKSDILTDEQGAYLPLGNALCSYKTAYSKDNTKIVNCKLTFGDKAFLSLSGIITDKNIDASAAAANMPLIIYQTVEKIIPDNPIISYLRKHIKQGYIQNGELKIKLDKNFLKKNILVEDNLKANLHISNFEYKYHTDLPPLTKVDTNIIISGPEIKFLINEAYSGTSVVSDGIMTFKWEGPDKSQFIFNATAKGAINDLIAFIPHDAYQNIKAQEIDLKQIKGTANSIIELIIPISPNIPNSYNVLSTLTNISFNTLDNNIILQNGEAKGSFKDNKLNISGKGKINNYISSFTYDHDISDKNNECLLKIKSNITANNQRFGVFKLISGSTVLNFEYKKQHNNESLMTVNSNLDNLEFYIDKVSIHKKLHKKANLYLYIKLNDKNLDSNIEFNLSGQDNLKINGNALIKNNIYNINLTSVKHNHTDLKGKIIIDNHNLNTELYGSGLDLSNADMMQFLEKEVDSTRNINLKTTISKIILKNNIILGNLDLAIKCDKVRCFYGFLNADIDNKKVKMSLTAKETFEQWLIESDNAGALLQGLGMYTTMQNGQININLNTKRYEVKKGEIVPILDGKFSIKHFTVVDTPFLTRLVSFVSLPGFLSSITNNKNILFEDMTGKFNYRGNIITIFDTEAHGPFFDFTMKGNIDTKQQLITVKGNVIPSFFLMSTIVTKIPVVGKIFSKVAPYSLKMNYK is encoded by the coding sequence ATGAATTTTATTAAAAAAATCTTTATTAGTATTTTGATAATTCTAATGTCATTATCTTTGGCTATAACTCTCACTGTTTATAGTGCAAATAAAGGACTCTTAAATGAACCTTTGAAAAAAATAATTGAATTTTATTTAGGTAAAAATGATATAAAGGCTGTGCTACATAATTTAGAATTTAAAGAAAACCGATTATCCATAGATAAAATTTCCCTAAGTCTTATAGATAATGCTAGAGGAGAAATTAACGATTTTAATCTTTTCTTTAATTTCAAAAATTTCTTCTCTAATTCGTTAATAGAGGCTAATTTTAATATTGATCAAATTTCCATAATCTCAAATAACGATGAAGAGATTATAAATACTTCAACAACCGGTGATTATTCGTTAAATATAATTAAACAAGATTCCCTAACCGACATACGGCTAACTTCAATAAAAAGTGATATCTTAACGGATGAGCAAGGAGCATACTTACCTCTAGGAAATGCTTTATGCTCATATAAAACCGCCTATTCTAAAGATAATACAAAGATAGTTAATTGCAAACTCACATTTGGGGATAAAGCTTTTTTATCACTAAGCGGTATAATAACTGATAAAAATATTGATGCAAGTGCAGCTGCCGCAAATATGCCTTTAATAATTTATCAAACAGTCGAAAAAATTATTCCGGATAATCCTATAATATCATATTTACGAAAACATATAAAACAAGGTTACATCCAAAACGGAGAATTAAAGATTAAATTAGATAAAAATTTTTTAAAAAAAAATATTTTAGTAGAAGATAATTTAAAAGCAAATTTACATATCTCGAATTTTGAATATAAATATCATACAGATTTACCGCCTTTGACTAAAGTTGATACTAATATAATCATTTCAGGACCAGAAATAAAATTTCTAATTAATGAAGCATATAGCGGTACAAGTGTTGTGTCAGACGGTATTATGACTTTCAAATGGGAAGGACCGGATAAATCACAATTTATTTTTAATGCTACTGCTAAAGGTGCAATTAACGACCTAATTGCCTTTATTCCACATGATGCATATCAAAATATTAAAGCTCAAGAGATTGATCTTAAACAAATCAAAGGAACAGCAAATTCAATAATAGAGCTAATAATTCCTATTAGCCCAAATATCCCTAATAGCTATAATGTTTTGTCGACATTAACAAATATCTCTTTTAACACCTTAGACAATAATATCATATTACAAAACGGTGAAGCCAAAGGTAGTTTTAAAGATAATAAACTAAATATTAGTGGTAAAGGTAAAATTAATAATTATATAAGCAGCTTTACTTATGATCATGATATATCAGATAAAAATAATGAGTGTTTACTTAAAATAAAAAGTAATATTACGGCAAATAATCAAAGATTTGGAGTATTTAAATTAATTTCAGGCAGCACCGTTTTAAATTTTGAGTATAAAAAACAGCATAATAATGAGAGTTTGATGACCGTTAATTCTAATCTTGATAATTTAGAATTTTATATAGATAAAGTATCTATTCATAAAAAATTACATAAAAAAGCTAATTTATATTTATATATTAAATTAAATGATAAAAATTTGGATAGCAATATTGAATTTAACCTTTCAGGGCAGGATAATCTAAAAATTAACGGTAATGCCTTAATTAAGAACAATATTTATAATATTAATCTAACCTCTGTTAAACATAATCATACGGATTTAAAAGGAAAAATAATCATAGATAACCATAATCTTAATACGGAACTTTATGGAAGCGGATTAGATTTATCAAATGCTGATATGATGCAGTTTTTAGAAAAAGAGGTGGATTCTACACGTAATATCAATTTAAAAACTACTATATCAAAAATAATTTTAAAGAATAATATAATTCTAGGTAATCTTGATTTAGCAATTAAATGTGATAAAGTGCGTTGTTTCTACGGTTTTCTAAATGCTGATATTGATAATAAAAAAGTTAAGATGTCGCTTACCGCTAAAGAAACTTTTGAACAATGGCTAATTGAATCCGATAATGCCGGAGCATTACTTCAGGGACTCGGAATGTATACCACTATGCAAAACGGTCAGATTAACATCAACTTAAATACAAAAAGATATGAAGTAAAAAAAGGGGAAATAGTGCCGATATTAGACGGCAAATTTTCTATAAAACATTTTACGGTAGTCGATACTCCTTTTTTAACACGGCTTGTTTCCTTTGTTTCGTTGCCAGGTTTTCTTAGTTCAATAACTAATAATAAAAATATTTTATTTGAAGATATGACAGGTAAATTTAATTATAGAGGAAATATAATTACAATTTTCGATACGGAAGCACATGGACCGTTCTTTGATTTTACTATGAAAGGTAATATTGATACCAAGCAGCAATTAATTACGGTTAAAGGAAATGTTATTCCTTCATTTTTCTTAATGAGTACTATTGTAACTAAAATACCGGTAGTCGGTAAAATATTTTCCAAAGTAGCACCTTACTCCTTAAAAATGAACTATAAATAG
- a CDS encoding MFS transporter yields MYKKLYLIGILLLGLISGLTFNLIFFTVPYQLSEAKYTTDIIGSISLAAFPYCLKVIWSPFIDKYSIPFLCSKFGHRRGWALVSQIFLIIAMTGFLNISPCNNLYITAIILFIISFCSSTQDIVLDAYRIERPISKEELSMAFTFSSIGFRLGMLLGSIGALYSSIIFGWNIVYKFALFINIVGPIVILCIKEPKPKEKRHTANNLIGLKQYFEVIKQSIISLKNEQQYLLLIILFVFLYKAADSIPMAMSSPLFIDLSFTTHEIAVIYKAYGLLIMIVGGALGGVLDAKIGIFYSILIGGVIQLLSPLMFMILATIGYDIRIFIITVTVQNFCTGFAGTIISIYFASLCNSEFVATQYSILASFSSLSRIILASIGGICAKYLTWSVFFLGNTLFSMLFIPIFYKIYRKKLDFVNLSKKI; encoded by the coding sequence GTGTACAAAAAATTATATTTAATCGGTATTTTACTTTTAGGCTTAATTTCCGGTCTTACGTTTAATTTAATTTTTTTCACGGTTCCATACCAATTATCCGAAGCAAAATACACCACTGATATAATAGGTTCGATATCACTAGCTGCTTTTCCGTATTGCTTAAAGGTCATATGGTCACCTTTTATAGATAAATACTCTATACCTTTTTTATGTTCTAAATTCGGTCACAGGCGTGGCTGGGCATTGGTATCACAAATATTTTTAATCATAGCGATGACAGGGTTCTTAAACATAAGCCCTTGTAATAACTTATATATTACTGCAATTATCTTATTTATTATTTCATTCTGCAGTTCTACACAAGATATTGTACTTGACGCATATAGAATTGAGAGACCTATATCTAAAGAAGAGCTTTCAATGGCTTTTACCTTTAGTAGCATCGGGTTTCGTTTAGGTATGTTACTTGGCAGCATCGGTGCTTTATATTCATCAATTATTTTCGGCTGGAATATAGTATATAAATTTGCTTTATTCATTAATATAGTTGGACCTATAGTAATCTTATGTATCAAAGAACCGAAACCTAAAGAAAAACGTCATACGGCTAATAATTTAATAGGATTAAAACAATATTTTGAAGTTATTAAACAAAGTATTATATCCTTAAAAAATGAACAACAATATTTATTGCTAATTATATTATTTGTCTTTTTATATAAAGCTGCAGATTCCATACCTATGGCTATGAGTTCGCCCTTATTTATAGATTTAAGTTTTACTACTCACGAAATTGCCGTTATTTACAAAGCTTACGGGTTACTGATCATGATAGTCGGAGGAGCTTTAGGAGGAGTTTTAGATGCAAAAATAGGTATATTTTATAGTATCTTAATTGGCGGAGTTATTCAATTATTGTCACCTCTTATGTTTATGATTCTTGCGACCATCGGCTATGATATAAGGATATTTATAATAACCGTTACAGTACAAAATTTTTGTACAGGCTTTGCAGGAACTATTATCTCTATCTATTTTGCTAGTCTTTGTAATAGTGAATTTGTTGCCACACAATATTCTATTCTTGCATCTTTTAGCTCTCTTAGCCGTATTATTCTAGCTAGCATTGGCGGTATTTGTGCAAAATATCTTACTTGGTCTGTATTCTTTTTAGGTAATACTCTGTTTAGCATGTTATTTATACCGATATTTTATAAAATATATAGAAAAAAACTAGACTTTGTGAATCTTTCTAAAAAGATATGA
- the tatC gene encoding twin-arginine translocase subunit TatC — protein MQLYSFQEHLLELKIRLLRIFTAFIIIFALCYYFSDNIYSFLLKPLAKLSGDTVRNIIYTGLTEAFFTYIKLAAFTAFTIIIPIIALECYLFINPGLHHHEKKIIAFILFMSPILFWCGSIFVFYFVMPKAWNFFLSFEKRDMIVPIVLEARISEYLNLVIHLIIAFGVAFQLPIVIIILNILTIVKVQTLKKKRRIAVVINFIIAGILTPPDILSQFALAIPLLLLYETSIMICNFIEKPRTLNVKYQMD, from the coding sequence ATGCAATTATATAGTTTTCAAGAACATTTATTAGAATTAAAAATAAGACTGCTTAGAATATTTACTGCTTTTATAATTATATTTGCTCTTTGCTATTATTTTAGCGACAATATTTATAGTTTTTTACTAAAACCGCTTGCTAAGCTAAGTGGTGATACGGTACGAAATATAATTTATACAGGGCTTACAGAAGCATTTTTTACCTATATTAAACTTGCAGCTTTTACTGCTTTTACTATTATTATACCTATAATTGCTTTGGAGTGTTATTTATTTATCAATCCAGGGTTACATCACCATGAAAAAAAAATTATCGCTTTTATTCTTTTTATGTCACCTATTTTATTTTGGTGCGGTAGTATTTTTGTTTTTTACTTTGTAATGCCAAAAGCTTGGAATTTTTTTCTTAGTTTTGAAAAACGTGATATGATAGTACCGATAGTTTTAGAAGCAAGAATTAGCGAGTATCTAAATTTAGTTATTCATTTAATTATTGCTTTTGGAGTTGCTTTTCAACTACCGATTGTGATAATAATATTAAATATACTAACAATAGTTAAGGTACAAACACTTAAAAAAAAAAGACGCATTGCCGTGGTAATTAACTTTATTATTGCAGGAATATTAACGCCTCCTGACATTTTAAGCCAGTTTGCTCTTGCAATACCACTACTTTTATTATATGAAACTTCAATAATGATATGTAATTTTATAGAAAAACCGAGGACACTAAATGTTAAGTATCAAATGGATTAG
- the serS gene encoding serine--tRNA ligase, translating into MLSIKWIRENQELFDEKLSKRFIEPMSSKIAMLDGEKRKITSLIQEFQHARKVKSKILGNMASKSGEEFEAIQRDVKHINEKLEELEQDLNNNNELNELLNMLPNIPDEEVPYGMDESMNKLVRTYGETNPNALNKQHFELGTKLNLMDFEQTAKISGARFVTLKGDLAKLERALINFMIDVHTKEFNFFEMSPPVLVRDNAMYNSGQLPKFAEESFATTNGYRLIPTAEVFLVNIVADTIIPREKLPMRYVAYTPCFRSEAGSSGRDTRGMIRLHQFGKVELVSITTPEESKHEHEYITNSSETILQKLNLPYRVMLLCTGDMGFAAKKTYDIEVWLPGQKQYREIASCSNCGDFQARRMKARYKEFGSNETTLVHTLNASGLPIGRTMVAILENYQNEDGSITIPDVLINYMGGLQKITTHGE; encoded by the coding sequence ATGTTAAGTATCAAATGGATTAGAGAAAATCAAGAATTATTCGATGAAAAGCTTAGCAAAAGATTTATTGAACCTATGTCTAGTAAAATTGCTATGCTCGACGGAGAGAAAAGAAAAATTACGAGTTTAATTCAAGAATTTCAGCATGCACGTAAGGTAAAATCAAAGATTTTAGGTAATATGGCTTCTAAAAGCGGCGAAGAGTTTGAAGCGATACAAAGAGATGTCAAACATATAAATGAGAAGTTGGAAGAACTTGAACAGGATCTAAATAATAATAACGAATTAAATGAACTATTAAATATGCTTCCTAATATTCCGGACGAAGAAGTACCTTACGGAATGGATGAAAGTATGAATAAATTAGTTCGTACTTACGGAGAGACAAATCCAAATGCTTTAAATAAACAGCATTTTGAACTAGGTACAAAATTAAATTTAATGGATTTTGAACAAACTGCTAAAATTTCTGGAGCTAGATTTGTAACGTTAAAAGGTGATTTAGCAAAGTTAGAACGTGCTTTAATTAATTTTATGATTGATGTTCATACTAAAGAGTTTAACTTCTTTGAGATGTCACCTCCAGTATTAGTTCGAGATAATGCTATGTATAATTCAGGACAACTACCTAAATTTGCTGAAGAGTCTTTTGCAACAACAAATGGTTACAGACTAATTCCAACCGCAGAAGTATTTTTAGTAAATATAGTCGCCGATACTATAATACCAAGGGAAAAATTGCCGATGCGTTATGTTGCTTACACCCCGTGCTTTAGATCAGAAGCAGGTAGTAGCGGTAGAGATACAAGAGGTATGATCAGATTACATCAGTTCGGTAAAGTTGAGCTAGTATCTATTACTACCCCGGAAGAATCAAAACATGAGCATGAATATATAACTAATTCATCAGAGACTATTTTACAAAAACTGAATCTTCCTTATCGTGTTATGTTACTTTGCACCGGAGATATGGGATTTGCGGCAAAAAAAACCTATGATATAGAGGTGTGGCTTCCGGGACAAAAGCAATATCGTGAAATTGCTAGCTGTTCTAATTGTGGAGATTTTCAAGCACGTAGAATGAAAGCAAGATATAAGGAATTCGGCAGTAACGAAACTACCTTAGTCCATACTTTAAATGCTTCAGGATTACCTATCGGAAGAACTATGGTTGCAATACTTGAAAATTATCAGAATGAAGATGGCTCAATAACTATACCTGATGTCTTGATAAATTACATGGGAGGGTTACAAAAAATCACTACACATGGTGAATAA
- a CDS encoding VirB4 family type IV secretion/conjugal transfer ATPase — protein sequence MFSDLRKFDKDIYNYDAPNFIPIACHYNENTLLTKDGKLLQIIKIHGINSEKISDNIQNLREMVRVSIKKNITDYDFAFWLHTIREKQNLDDSTPYKKLLPANIHALWQKKNHWNDKFVNTLYISIVHDSAKVDIKNFNSLINSLSNKLITDFENNYLDSAFQKLENITNNILKDLNEFDAEKLGIVFENDNVFSNPLFLYNRIANLNNNDCLVPIIDLSDALGRSIYTISGDKMVVTDYEKNNKFTSLLSIKEYQETSSNTLDKFLQLPIELIITEIFYFVSKKHVISKLRGQDYILKITNDSILLNHKGIDKLDEANLDFQFCNQQISIAVIEADENKLDAAVAKASTELFKLGIIHVKEDINIEQIFWSQLPANFAFIRRMSPLPVEYIASLTALHNTTLGNQYNPWGKAITLLRTEKGTPYFMNFHDKTNKGNTCIFGTEKTGKTVLLNFLISESTKYNPTIIYISNNNDSKIFIESIEGKWLEPDKQIINPFLVDDTEKSQAFILEFLKLISGHYISPLSEMEISFLKKLKNKILSIEKEKRIFSDILQLEDFKEEGGIQILDKLKVFTEGQLYFGLFDGPSINIEEGKVIGFNLYKLSDEPFSKQFYPIERKFLEQFNNNLKKHQSISAAAIYAFTYHLSLVGTKPKIFAADNFDTLYRPEVYYDNINLIYNNLSKNNGVFVSNFNFIYLKSYPKYTIKPWLDLINTKIILPSDVKIEDLDKILGLSEAEIRKLSQLILSARMFLINKDNESIASELSIAALTGIVRILSSRQEEMDIYKKILEQHQGPPDNWINYLYNELNTD from the coding sequence GTGTTTAGTGATTTACGAAAATTTGACAAAGATATATATAATTATGATGCTCCTAATTTTATACCTATAGCATGTCATTATAATGAAAATACTTTACTGACCAAAGACGGTAAATTACTACAAATTATAAAAATACACGGAATTAATTCAGAGAAAATAAGCGATAACATACAAAATTTACGTGAAATGGTTAGAGTTTCTATAAAAAAGAATATAACCGATTATGATTTTGCTTTTTGGCTACATACAATACGAGAAAAACAAAATTTAGATGATTCCACTCCTTACAAAAAATTATTACCAGCAAATATTCATGCACTATGGCAAAAAAAAAACCATTGGAATGATAAATTCGTTAATACTTTATATATATCTATAGTACATGATTCTGCTAAAGTTGACATCAAAAATTTTAACTCTTTAATAAATTCTTTATCTAATAAATTAATTACTGATTTTGAAAATAATTATTTAGATTCAGCTTTTCAAAAACTAGAAAATATCACTAATAATATTTTAAAAGATTTAAATGAATTCGATGCTGAGAAACTTGGTATAGTATTTGAAAATGATAATGTTTTTTCTAATCCTTTATTTTTATATAATCGAATAGCTAACCTTAATAATAATGATTGTTTGGTACCTATAATAGATTTATCCGATGCACTAGGTAGAAGTATTTATACAATTAGCGGCGATAAAATGGTAGTTACGGATTATGAGAAAAATAACAAATTCACTTCTTTACTATCTATAAAAGAATATCAAGAAACTTCTTCTAATACACTGGATAAATTTTTACAGTTACCGATTGAATTAATAATAACTGAAATATTTTACTTTGTTAGCAAAAAACACGTAATATCCAAATTGCGTGGTCAAGATTATATTCTAAAAATTACTAATGACTCAATTTTACTTAATCATAAAGGGATTGATAAGCTTGATGAAGCTAATTTAGATTTTCAATTTTGTAATCAGCAAATTTCAATTGCCGTTATAGAAGCAGATGAAAATAAACTAGATGCAGCCGTAGCTAAAGCATCAACTGAACTTTTTAAACTTGGTATTATTCATGTAAAAGAAGATATTAATATTGAACAAATATTTTGGTCGCAGTTACCTGCTAATTTTGCCTTTATCCGTAGAATGTCACCATTACCAGTAGAATATATTGCTTCTCTTACCGCTCTTCATAATACTACACTCGGTAATCAATATAATCCTTGGGGTAAGGCTATAACTTTACTTCGAACCGAGAAAGGTACTCCATATTTCATGAATTTTCATGATAAAACGAATAAAGGTAATACTTGCATCTTTGGTACGGAAAAAACCGGCAAAACCGTATTATTGAACTTTCTAATATCAGAATCGACTAAATACAATCCAACAATAATTTATATCTCCAATAATAATGATTCTAAAATTTTTATCGAGTCAATAGAAGGCAAATGGTTAGAACCAGACAAACAAATTATCAATCCATTTTTAGTAGATGATACAGAAAAATCACAAGCCTTTATTTTAGAATTTTTAAAATTAATCAGCGGTCATTATATTTCACCTCTTAGCGAAATGGAAATATCCTTTCTAAAAAAATTAAAAAATAAAATTTTATCAATTGAAAAAGAAAAACGTATTTTTTCCGATATTTTACAATTAGAGGATTTTAAGGAGGAAGGAGGAATACAAATACTTGATAAACTCAAAGTTTTTACCGAAGGACAGTTATATTTCGGATTATTTGACGGACCATCTATTAACATTGAAGAAGGGAAAGTTATAGGGTTCAATTTATATAAACTATCTGATGAGCCGTTTTCTAAACAATTTTACCCAATAGAGAGAAAATTTTTAGAACAATTTAATAATAATTTGAAGAAACACCAAAGTATTAGTGCAGCAGCAATTTATGCTTTTACTTATCATTTAAGCCTCGTTGGCACAAAACCTAAAATATTTGCTGCCGATAATTTTGATACACTTTACAGACCTGAAGTTTATTATGATAATATAAATTTAATCTATAATAATTTATCTAAAAATAACGGTGTTTTCGTCAGTAATTTCAATTTTATTTATCTTAAGTCATATCCAAAATATACTATAAAACCTTGGCTTGATTTAATTAATACTAAAATTATTCTACCGTCTGACGTTAAAATAGAAGATTTAGATAAAATTTTAGGTTTAAGCGAGGCGGAAATACGAAAATTATCACAGCTAATACTTTCTGCAAGAATGTTCTTAATTAATAAGGATAATGAATCGATAGCTTCTGAATTAAGTATTGCCGCTTTAACAGGAATTGTCCGTATTTTATCAAGCAGACAAGAGGAAATGGATATTTATAAAAAAATACTTGAACAACACCAAGGTCCTCCGGATAATTGGATTAATTACCTATATAATGAGTTAAATACGGACTGA